The following proteins are co-located in the Mesorhizobium sp. M1E.F.Ca.ET.045.02.1.1 genome:
- a CDS encoding ubiquinone biosynthesis methyltransferase UbiE — MIQIDMEMKAFVSAWRHCDYVSTYMARMISQTRSDSVRHSNLFSSAFNELLEVVFRTRHADGELACRVSRHGATDRIELTFPCVPEERQFYEEAVAQVAGSEARERYLNSVSGDLAPSREVVLLELAVDYGATLRVEEADGDAIKLVVDLLLEGQQR, encoded by the coding sequence ATGATCCAGATCGACATGGAAATGAAGGCTTTTGTCTCCGCTTGGAGGCATTGCGATTATGTCTCGACCTACATGGCCCGCATGATCAGTCAAACCAGGTCGGATTCGGTACGGCACTCAAATCTCTTTTCCTCTGCCTTCAACGAATTACTGGAAGTCGTCTTTCGCACGCGCCATGCCGACGGCGAACTGGCATGCAGGGTGTCTCGCCATGGCGCGACGGATAGGATTGAGCTGACATTTCCTTGCGTGCCGGAGGAGCGCCAATTCTACGAAGAGGCCGTGGCGCAAGTCGCAGGATCCGAAGCCAGGGAGCGATACCTTAACTCGGTATCTGGGGATCTCGCGCCCAGCCGGGAGGTCGTACTCCTGGAACTGGCTGTCGACTACGGCGCGACACTCAGGGTCGAGGAAGCCGACGGCGACGCGATCAAGCTTGTCGTGGATCTTCTGCTTGAGGGCCAACAGAGGTGA
- a CDS encoding class I SAM-dependent methyltransferase — protein sequence MSPYDLLPRFKARYDANNQEFAISGVVRPQAIDELGPSIALLRDAIDRVRGVLYVNVRRLTQMNNAAFHAFSRIIIDACRARPDLRFVVITSSVVGWTSRKFGRLSRIEPNITVEEYDSAFYPGQGFLEEGGFVPILRTQTKMTWRHERAILPRHGMRPGIVMADICCGIGDFAVLVQKEFQPSRIVALDHSISSLAYARRVMREFDLRGIEYTYGDASEMLLDEAQFDLVTCRHSLQIFNRPELILKELYRICRPGGRVYITNEKNSHCLGEPRAESIRWTYNEVAKLFAHFEMDVELGPKSRRYLIEAGFEDIRVETFMVTNLDGDPQDFADVIAAWADVYAGEMATRRGDGPEFVARFRQGFQDHIFAALHPKGYAGWPIWVASGRRPQ from the coding sequence GTGAGCCCCTACGACCTCCTCCCGCGTTTCAAGGCGCGCTACGACGCGAACAATCAGGAGTTCGCCATATCGGGGGTAGTCCGGCCCCAGGCGATCGATGAGCTTGGGCCCAGCATAGCCTTGCTCCGCGATGCGATCGACCGTGTGCGCGGCGTCCTCTACGTCAATGTCAGACGCCTGACGCAGATGAACAACGCGGCGTTTCACGCCTTTTCGAGGATCATCATCGACGCCTGCCGCGCTCGACCCGATCTGAGATTCGTCGTCATCACGTCAAGCGTCGTCGGATGGACATCACGAAAATTCGGTCGCTTGAGTAGGATCGAACCGAACATCACCGTCGAGGAGTATGACAGTGCATTCTATCCGGGACAGGGCTTCCTAGAGGAAGGCGGGTTCGTTCCAATCCTCCGCACCCAGACAAAGATGACCTGGCGCCATGAGCGCGCAATCTTGCCGCGACATGGCATGAGGCCTGGGATCGTTATGGCCGACATCTGCTGTGGGATCGGCGATTTCGCCGTGCTCGTGCAGAAGGAGTTCCAGCCATCTCGGATCGTCGCCCTAGACCACTCCATATCAAGCCTCGCCTATGCCCGACGCGTGATGCGGGAGTTCGATCTCCGGGGCATCGAATATACCTATGGCGATGCATCGGAGATGCTGCTCGACGAAGCGCAGTTCGACTTGGTGACCTGCCGGCATTCCCTTCAAATCTTCAATCGACCTGAACTCATCCTCAAGGAACTCTACCGCATATGCAGACCGGGCGGACGGGTCTACATCACCAACGAGAAGAATTCGCATTGCCTCGGCGAGCCGCGCGCCGAAAGCATTCGTTGGACATACAACGAGGTGGCGAAGCTGTTCGCGCATTTCGAGATGGATGTCGAGCTTGGGCCCAAGAGTCGGCGATACCTGATCGAAGCCGGATTCGAAGACATACGTGTCGAGACCTTCATGGTCACTAACCTGGACGGCGATCCGCAGGACTTCGCGGATGTCATTGCAGCCTGGGCGGATGTCTATGCGGGCGAGATGGCGACCAGGCGCGGCGACGGACCGGAATTCGTTGCGCGGTTCCGGCAGGGCTTCCAGGACCATATATTCGCTGCGCTCCACCCTAAGGGTTACGCGGGTTGGCCGATTTGGGTCGCTTCGGGGCGACGACCGCAATGA
- a CDS encoding SpoIIE family protein phosphatase, which yields MKADSGHTPRFGLRSFRAKFVLVVGGAVLFDLLMSGGLALWNVQKLSHDATSEVGEGLTTANQEYIRSYAESTALSVDLLLDRVHGDVKALAGVLQAQIDDPKRQQQVGATLAREAPGSVKIVYDAQGDWAQNLPGAPSVVSVWGYLLGADHSPLPGVQQEIEDSTVIDLVAPTLMASGSSKLQMYYIGPKERPIFRTVPYTNQAQTFDRLYPGHNKAEFWEFFFPGIYGSWQQWARDPASRPVPDDITQTAPYTDAITGKLIVSFFHPLWTRDHTGIAGVAGADITLDQLAEVVERVKIAETGFGFLTMSTGNVVAINPSSQAIIGLTSSSDAGTQGVTGLERSLRASTQPAIASLPLDQNNDGVIQHIMLDNNGERVPYIVVLKRLKPINLWSSGPVKSETMSVGIVVPEREIYASLFTAQQSISRATNRILLFQIAAIVVSLLIVFAAVLGISKRITAGLRALASAAQRLQSKDYSVRVSIPTRDEVGAAGIAFNRMAEQISFHTENLEQLVDERTRELGDANQEISALNEKLRDENVRLGAELAVARQIQMMVLPKPFELEAIPGLEIAAYMRPADEVGGDYYDVLQNGSRVKIGIGDVTGHGLESGVLMLMVQSVARALQEANEGDPHQFLVRLNSAIFKNIERTNTNKHLSLAFLDFEDGRVTLSGQHEDVLVVRADGDVERIDTLDLGLPVGLENDISQFIDTRDIVFGSGDVIVLHTDGVTEAEDEDRRLFGFDRLCKSVQKRHGRSAEEIKTGIVEDLMTHIGIQKIHDDITLVIIRHT from the coding sequence ATGAAAGCCGACAGCGGGCATACACCGCGCTTCGGCCTGCGCTCCTTTCGGGCGAAATTCGTATTGGTCGTTGGCGGCGCGGTGCTGTTCGATCTCCTGATGAGCGGTGGTCTGGCGCTTTGGAACGTTCAAAAGCTGTCGCACGATGCCACATCGGAAGTCGGCGAGGGCCTGACGACCGCAAACCAGGAATACATTCGTTCCTATGCCGAGTCGACGGCATTGAGTGTCGACCTGCTGCTCGATCGGGTTCATGGGGACGTCAAGGCGCTGGCCGGCGTGCTGCAGGCCCAGATCGACGATCCGAAGAGGCAGCAACAGGTCGGAGCGACGCTGGCGCGTGAAGCGCCCGGCTCCGTCAAGATCGTCTACGACGCGCAGGGCGATTGGGCGCAGAATCTGCCGGGCGCGCCTTCCGTGGTAAGCGTCTGGGGCTACCTGCTGGGCGCCGACCACAGTCCGCTGCCGGGCGTTCAGCAGGAAATAGAAGACAGTACCGTGATCGATCTCGTCGCGCCGACTCTCATGGCCAGCGGATCGTCCAAACTGCAGATGTACTATATTGGTCCAAAAGAACGGCCGATCTTCAGGACGGTGCCGTATACGAACCAGGCACAGACCTTCGACCGACTCTATCCAGGTCACAACAAGGCGGAGTTCTGGGAGTTCTTCTTTCCGGGAATCTATGGCTCATGGCAGCAGTGGGCGAGAGACCCGGCCTCGCGTCCGGTCCCCGACGATATTACCCAGACGGCGCCCTACACCGATGCCATCACCGGAAAGCTGATCGTCAGCTTTTTCCACCCGCTGTGGACGCGCGATCATACCGGTATCGCCGGCGTAGCGGGTGCAGATATCACGCTCGACCAGCTCGCGGAAGTCGTCGAGCGCGTGAAGATCGCCGAAACCGGGTTCGGCTTCCTCACGATGTCGACTGGCAACGTGGTGGCGATCAATCCGTCGAGCCAGGCGATCATCGGCCTGACGTCGTCGAGCGATGCGGGCACGCAGGGCGTCACCGGCCTGGAGAGGTCGCTGCGGGCAAGCACGCAGCCGGCTATCGCATCGCTGCCGCTCGACCAGAACAATGACGGGGTCATCCAGCACATCATGCTCGACAACAACGGCGAGCGGGTACCCTATATCGTCGTCCTCAAGAGGTTGAAGCCGATCAATCTGTGGAGTTCGGGGCCTGTCAAGTCCGAGACGATGTCGGTCGGGATCGTCGTTCCCGAACGGGAGATCTATGCGTCCCTGTTCACCGCGCAGCAGAGTATTTCGCGCGCAACCAACCGTATCCTGCTCTTTCAGATCGCCGCGATCGTCGTTTCGCTTCTGATCGTCTTTGCGGCGGTGCTCGGAATCTCGAAGCGCATCACCGCGGGCCTCAGGGCGCTCGCCAGTGCCGCGCAGAGGCTCCAGTCCAAAGACTATTCAGTGCGCGTGAGCATTCCAACACGCGACGAGGTTGGAGCGGCAGGGATCGCCTTCAACCGCATGGCTGAGCAGATCAGCTTTCACACGGAAAACCTCGAGCAACTCGTCGACGAACGGACCAGGGAGCTCGGCGACGCAAATCAGGAGATTTCCGCACTCAACGAAAAGCTGCGGGACGAGAACGTCCGCCTCGGCGCAGAGCTCGCGGTTGCCAGGCAGATCCAGATGATGGTCCTGCCGAAACCATTCGAACTCGAAGCGATTCCGGGGCTGGAGATCGCGGCCTACATGCGGCCGGCCGACGAGGTCGGCGGGGACTACTACGACGTCCTGCAGAACGGATCACGGGTCAAGATCGGCATCGGCGACGTGACCGGTCATGGTCTCGAGAGCGGCGTGCTGATGCTGATGGTCCAATCCGTTGCACGCGCCTTGCAGGAGGCCAACGAAGGGGATCCGCACCAGTTTCTGGTTCGGCTGAACAGCGCGATCTTCAAGAACATCGAGCGGACGAACACCAACAAGCATCTTTCGCTGGCCTTTCTTGACTTTGAGGATGGACGGGTGACGCTTTCCGGCCAGCACGAGGACGTTCTCGTCGTGCGCGCGGATGGGGACGTCGAACGCATCGATACGCTTGACCTGGGGCTGCCGGTTGGCCTGGAGAATGACATCTCGCAGTTTATCGACACGCGTGACATCGTGTTCGGGAGCGGCGACGTGATCGTGTTGCACACCGACGGAGTGACCGAGGCGGAGGACGAAGACAGAAGACTGTTCGGGTTCGATCGGCTCTGCAAGAGCGTGCAAAAGCGTCACGGCAGGAGCGCCGAGGAAATCAAGACCGGAATCGTCGAGGATCTGATGACCCATATCGGAATCCAGAAGATCCACGACGACATCACACTCGTGATCATAAGGCACACATAG
- a CDS encoding ATP-binding protein: MTALFGTPDIAIGMKESVSRVRLFDGPLDLSWRHCATTSDFIADLFALRFQSSRNDYMEVRHSIGYLTNELIENAVKFRAPGEIVIEASMDSESFKLKVSNDVDGENASEFQSLLADITVGDPKDLLIQRIEANAANPDAGRSGLGLLTLMSDYGARLAWIFSSADENDRICLETYASIPISQTHN, from the coding sequence ATGACAGCGCTGTTCGGTACCCCTGACATTGCAATCGGGATGAAGGAGAGCGTCAGTCGTGTGCGGCTGTTCGACGGGCCTCTCGACTTGAGTTGGCGTCATTGTGCTACGACCTCGGACTTCATCGCCGATCTTTTCGCATTGCGCTTCCAGTCGTCCCGCAATGACTACATGGAGGTGCGGCACAGCATCGGATATCTGACCAACGAACTCATCGAAAATGCCGTCAAGTTTCGCGCACCGGGCGAGATCGTGATCGAGGCGTCGATGGATTCGGAGAGCTTCAAGCTCAAGGTGTCGAATGACGTCGATGGGGAAAACGCGTCCGAGTTCCAAAGCCTGCTGGCGGACATCACGGTTGGCGACCCCAAGGATCTGCTGATACAGCGAATTGAAGCGAATGCCGCGAACCCCGACGCGGGGCGCTCCGGGCTCGGATTGCTGACGTTGATGAGCGACTATGGCGCGCGCCTGGCCTGGATATTCAGCTCCGCCGACGAAAACGATCGGATCTGCCTGGAGACTTATGCCTCCATACCGATCTCGCAAACTCACAACTAA
- a CDS encoding HlyD family efflux transporter periplasmic adaptor subunit, giving the protein MFWNKRFVRVAVGFLLLVAAVLALLPGLTGYTSLDGTINARFAEISAPIEGTVLQTPPKTGTHLPENAVLLTIRNERVNRAVETSLAAELETTRNRVQALENQRSELEALRARLGRRFDAYSKAMINSIEQQIAISRQRITMLAARRSASAAELQRNSALIARGVVSQSSVDEAQATEIAASAEVEVEHLTLKRLERQLEAMRQGVFLEDGQNDVPYSHQRQDELAIQIADLDARAAESRTRQGEISKQLAEEARRVDSLERAVMTMPFNGVIWRNNVVAGANVVAGNELLRVLDCRDLFVDILVPEVDFDQIYPRRAADVRILGTDNVIDGEVTSVRGNSAVVEEPTLAAMPPSGRGRNARIRVALANSSLNTDYSNFCHVGRSVQVRFHTRSFTMAQWLTRLWFSIW; this is encoded by the coding sequence ATGTTTTGGAACAAACGCTTTGTCCGAGTTGCAGTAGGGTTCCTGCTGCTGGTTGCCGCAGTTCTTGCTCTCTTGCCTGGACTCACGGGATATACCAGCCTCGACGGCACCATCAATGCGCGTTTCGCCGAGATCTCGGCCCCGATCGAGGGCACCGTGCTGCAGACGCCGCCGAAAACCGGCACGCACCTGCCAGAAAATGCAGTACTGCTGACGATCCGGAACGAGCGGGTGAATCGCGCCGTCGAAACATCGCTGGCCGCGGAACTTGAGACCACGCGGAACAGGGTGCAGGCGCTCGAAAATCAGCGCAGCGAGTTGGAGGCGCTGCGTGCCAGATTGGGCCGACGCTTCGATGCCTATAGCAAGGCGATGATCAACAGCATCGAACAGCAGATTGCGATTTCACGTCAACGCATCACGATGCTGGCGGCCCGGCGATCGGCGAGTGCGGCGGAACTCCAGCGCAATTCCGCGCTGATAGCGAGGGGCGTCGTTTCGCAGAGCAGTGTCGACGAGGCGCAAGCGACAGAGATCGCGGCCTCGGCGGAGGTCGAAGTCGAACACCTGACCCTGAAACGGCTGGAGCGGCAGCTGGAGGCGATGCGGCAAGGCGTTTTTCTCGAGGACGGGCAAAACGACGTTCCTTACTCGCACCAGCGGCAGGACGAGTTGGCGATCCAGATCGCCGATCTCGATGCGCGTGCCGCAGAAAGCCGCACCCGTCAGGGCGAGATTTCCAAGCAGCTGGCAGAGGAGGCGCGACGGGTCGACAGCCTTGAACGCGCGGTCATGACAATGCCCTTCAACGGCGTAATCTGGCGTAACAACGTCGTTGCGGGAGCCAACGTCGTCGCCGGAAACGAACTGCTGCGCGTGCTCGATTGCCGCGACCTTTTCGTGGATATTCTGGTTCCCGAGGTCGATTTCGACCAGATCTATCCGCGCCGAGCCGCGGACGTCCGCATCCTCGGGACTGATAATGTCATTGACGGTGAGGTCACTTCGGTTCGTGGCAATTCGGCGGTGGTAGAGGAGCCGACACTCGCGGCGATGCCTCCAAGCGGCAGAGGGCGCAACGCCCGGATCAGGGTGGCGCTCGCAAACTCGTCTCTCAACACCGACTACAGCAATTTCTGCCATGTCGGGCGGTCGGTCCAGGTCCGCTTCCACACGCGCAGCTTCACGATGGCCCAGTGGCTGACGAGGCTATGGTTCAGTATCTGGTAG
- a CDS encoding glycosyltransferase, which translates to MVQYLVALAPTFLVAAFFLIFVQGWSRYQTWARTVTCAIVFAVAVRYLWWRLTDTVLPYPDDGLDFYWVWFLYGIELLAFFDITLFLIIMSRYVDRSAQADALASDFFRRPRQELPTVDVFIPTYNEPLDVLERTIIGALGLHYPGEKLKVYVLDDQRRDWLRRFCEEKGAIHVTRPDNAHAKAGNMNNGLTVSDGEFVAVFDADFVAHRNFLRRTLPFFTDPSIGIVQTPQHFFNRDPVQINLGLERSWPDEQRLFFDEMAASRDAWDISFCCGSCSITRRAALEAIGGFPTESITEDLLTTLTMLNKGYKTRYLNERLSIGLAAENLKGYFVQRQRWCQGGIQTLFVHNGPLRGPGLSLFQRIMFLPVSWLVQYFVRLAILIVPAMYFWTGYPPLFFTEAGDLVSHQLPVLVAYFLLMHWITPTRYLPVVSSAVGAFSTFRMLPTVISSLIRPFGRPFRVTPKGSSNVDNKFDGYTFACLAILIAATALGLVINIIPEWARIPPGEFSPVAIYWALVNLVVLTIAALICFEKTNPASESLRADEPARFGGIAGRAVSLTLGKAVVEIPIGTDVETGKVVEVALHGVEPFEAELRVVTRRAQGRRRDTSPFKYGHLHYDLTGAARDQMIVKLYTGDYSQDIEELRRRTVAAGLFSRTFGPDYQRA; encoded by the coding sequence ATGGTTCAGTATCTGGTAGCGCTGGCGCCGACCTTTCTGGTCGCGGCATTCTTCCTCATCTTCGTCCAAGGCTGGTCGCGGTACCAGACCTGGGCGCGCACCGTCACCTGCGCAATCGTTTTCGCGGTCGCTGTCCGGTATCTGTGGTGGCGTCTCACCGATACCGTGCTGCCCTATCCCGATGATGGCCTCGATTTCTATTGGGTGTGGTTTCTCTATGGCATCGAACTGCTCGCATTCTTCGACATAACGCTCTTCCTCATCATCATGAGCCGGTATGTCGACCGCAGCGCCCAAGCGGATGCGCTCGCAAGCGATTTCTTCCGCCGGCCTCGGCAAGAGCTTCCGACGGTCGACGTCTTCATCCCGACCTACAACGAACCATTGGACGTGCTCGAGCGAACCATCATTGGCGCGCTCGGCCTCCACTATCCCGGGGAAAAGCTGAAAGTATACGTCCTGGACGACCAGCGCCGGGATTGGCTTCGGCGGTTCTGCGAAGAAAAGGGCGCAATCCACGTTACCCGACCGGATAATGCCCACGCCAAGGCCGGCAACATGAACAACGGCCTTACGGTGAGCGATGGCGAGTTCGTTGCAGTGTTCGACGCGGATTTCGTGGCACACCGGAACTTTCTTCGACGCACACTGCCTTTCTTCACCGATCCCAGCATCGGCATCGTGCAGACGCCGCAGCATTTCTTCAACAGGGATCCCGTCCAGATCAACCTCGGACTGGAGCGGTCCTGGCCTGACGAACAGCGCCTTTTTTTCGATGAGATGGCGGCCAGCAGGGATGCCTGGGACATAAGCTTCTGCTGTGGTTCGTGCTCGATCACGCGTCGCGCGGCACTGGAGGCAATAGGCGGCTTTCCGACGGAATCGATCACCGAGGATCTGCTGACGACCCTGACGATGCTGAACAAGGGATACAAGACGCGCTACCTCAACGAGCGGCTTTCCATCGGGCTCGCCGCGGAAAACCTGAAGGGCTATTTCGTGCAGCGCCAACGCTGGTGCCAGGGCGGGATCCAGACGCTTTTCGTGCACAACGGACCCCTTCGCGGTCCGGGTCTCAGCCTGTTCCAGCGCATCATGTTCCTGCCTGTGAGCTGGCTCGTGCAGTATTTCGTGCGCCTGGCGATCCTCATCGTCCCTGCCATGTATTTCTGGACGGGGTATCCTCCGCTCTTCTTCACGGAAGCAGGCGATCTGGTCAGCCACCAGCTGCCTGTTCTCGTCGCCTATTTCCTGCTGATGCACTGGATCACGCCGACGCGCTATCTGCCGGTGGTTTCGAGCGCTGTCGGCGCCTTCTCCACCTTCCGGATGCTGCCGACGGTGATTTCGAGCCTGATCCGGCCATTTGGGCGGCCGTTTCGGGTGACACCCAAGGGAAGCTCGAATGTCGACAACAAATTCGACGGCTACACCTTTGCCTGCCTGGCAATATTGATTGCGGCCACTGCGCTCGGACTTGTGATCAACATCATTCCGGAATGGGCGCGCATTCCTCCGGGGGAATTCTCGCCAGTCGCAATCTATTGGGCACTGGTGAACCTTGTGGTGCTCACGATTGCGGCGCTGATCTGTTTCGAGAAGACGAATCCCGCCTCCGAGAGCCTCCGTGCGGACGAGCCGGCGCGGTTTGGCGGCATCGCCGGGCGGGCTGTCAGCCTCACGCTCGGCAAAGCCGTGGTCGAAATCCCCATCGGAACCGACGTCGAGACCGGCAAGGTCGTCGAAGTAGCGCTGCACGGCGTCGAGCCCTTCGAAGCGGAACTCAGGGTTGTCACCAGGCGCGCACAGGGGAGACGCCGGGATACCAGCCCGTTCAAATATGGCCATCT